Proteins from one Caulobacter sp. 73W genomic window:
- a CDS encoding IclR family transcriptional regulator, translated as MGRTASIKSTQVEADEEVGAKASGSQTLLRGLDVIDALIDGPMPLAELSEKLELTRSTTHRLASALVDRRLLSFRPREGYSLGPKLLELGHAASQQMHLPRLARPWLEQLSASTEDTVHLGVLDGRHALYLDKVPGRRRVNIGSRLGERHPIASTGLGKALILDKSESEWGEFYGPEGQPGDSASRAVWLERMRGYAQKGYAFDLEENEDQIRCVAAPIRSVDGKIVAAISLSSAAQYMSDARMAELTKVVTDTASAISAEMGWAPKS; from the coding sequence ATGGGACGGACGGCGTCAATCAAGTCCACGCAGGTCGAAGCGGATGAGGAAGTCGGCGCGAAGGCGTCGGGCAGCCAGACCCTGCTGCGTGGCCTGGACGTCATTGACGCGCTGATCGACGGCCCCATGCCCCTGGCCGAGCTTTCCGAGAAACTGGAGCTGACGCGCAGCACCACGCACCGCCTGGCGTCGGCCCTGGTGGATCGCCGCCTGCTGTCGTTCCGCCCGCGCGAAGGCTACAGCCTCGGTCCCAAGCTCCTGGAGCTTGGTCACGCCGCCAGCCAGCAGATGCACCTGCCGCGTCTGGCGCGTCCGTGGCTGGAGCAGCTTTCGGCCTCCACCGAAGACACCGTCCATCTCGGCGTCCTCGACGGCCGTCACGCTCTATATCTGGACAAGGTTCCCGGACGTCGCCGCGTCAACATCGGCTCGCGCCTGGGCGAGCGCCATCCCATCGCCTCGACGGGCCTGGGCAAGGCGCTGATCCTGGACAAGTCCGAGTCCGAGTGGGGCGAATTCTATGGCCCCGAAGGCCAGCCCGGTGATTCCGCCTCCCGCGCCGTGTGGCTGGAGCGCATGCGCGGCTACGCCCAGAAGGGCTACGCCTTCGATCTTGAAGAGAACGAAGACCAGATCCGCTGCGTCGCCGCGCCGATCCGCTCGGTGGACGGCAAGATCGTCGCCGCCATCAGCCTGTCCTCGGCCGCGCAGTACATGTCCGACGCCCGTATGGCCGAGCTGACCAAGGTCGTCACCGACACGGCCAGCGCCATCAGCGCTGAAATGGGCTGGGCGCCCAAGTCTTAA
- a CDS encoding glycoside hydrolase family 28 protein: protein MTMDRRGLMLGGVMGSAMLAPAAGAMAPAKPGAVLPQPHLFNVRDFGAVGDGAKINSAAINKAIDHAAARGGGTIHFPPGTYASYTIRLKSNVTLHLGEGAVILAATPNGVAPNGYDDPGPGAGNAYQDYGHSHWSNSLIFGEGLHDVAIVGSGMIWGRGLTRGNRFPGDAPDISGPGVGDKAIALKNCRNVLLRDFKMLQAGWFALLATGVDNMTIDNLVIDTNRDGLDIDCCRNVRVTNCTINSPFDDGICPKSSFALGYARPTENLTISDCYLTGNYEIGSVIDGTWKTMPPGHHGYGRIKLGTESNGGFKNITVTNCVFDHCYGIALETMDGGLTEDIAISNITMRGIGFPPLFLRLGSRMRGPDGVPVGKLRRIAIQNIVSYGATPQPSIIAGVAGHPVEDVKISDVYFHQQGGGSTELARREPPEADKAYPDPDMFGDLPATGFFIRHARNIEMSNVEIVVDKPDARPAFWMKDVQEIDLFRLRLPKGPTFKLDDVTAFRSFGSRWLEDRRFDGTESRSW, encoded by the coding sequence ATGACGATGGATCGCCGTGGGCTGATGCTGGGCGGAGTAATGGGTTCGGCGATGCTTGCGCCGGCCGCTGGCGCGATGGCCCCCGCCAAGCCCGGCGCTGTTCTTCCCCAACCGCACCTGTTCAACGTCCGGGATTTCGGCGCGGTGGGCGACGGCGCCAAGATCAACTCGGCGGCCATCAACAAGGCCATCGACCACGCCGCCGCGCGTGGTGGCGGTACGATCCATTTTCCGCCCGGAACCTACGCCAGCTACACGATCCGACTGAAAAGCAACGTCACCCTGCACCTGGGCGAGGGGGCGGTGATCCTGGCGGCGACGCCCAATGGCGTGGCGCCGAACGGCTATGACGATCCAGGGCCAGGCGCGGGCAACGCCTATCAGGACTACGGCCACAGCCACTGGTCCAACAGCCTGATCTTCGGCGAGGGGCTGCATGACGTCGCTATCGTCGGCTCGGGCATGATCTGGGGCAGGGGACTGACCCGCGGCAATCGTTTCCCCGGCGACGCGCCGGACATCTCCGGACCTGGCGTCGGCGACAAGGCCATCGCCCTTAAGAACTGCCGCAACGTGCTGCTGCGCGACTTCAAGATGCTGCAGGCCGGTTGGTTCGCACTGCTGGCCACCGGCGTCGACAACATGACCATCGACAATCTGGTCATCGACACCAACCGGGACGGCCTGGACATCGACTGCTGCCGCAACGTGCGGGTGACCAACTGCACGATCAACTCGCCCTTCGACGACGGCATCTGTCCCAAGAGCTCGTTCGCGCTGGGCTATGCGCGGCCGACCGAAAACCTGACGATCTCCGACTGCTACCTGACCGGCAACTATGAGATCGGTTCGGTCATCGACGGCACTTGGAAGACCATGCCGCCCGGCCACCACGGCTATGGCCGCATCAAGCTGGGCACCGAATCCAACGGCGGCTTCAAGAACATCACCGTCACCAACTGCGTATTCGACCACTGCTACGGCATCGCGCTGGAGACCATGGACGGCGGCCTGACCGAGGACATCGCCATCTCCAACATCACCATGCGCGGCATCGGCTTCCCGCCGCTGTTCCTGCGCCTGGGCAGCCGGATGCGTGGACCGGACGGCGTGCCCGTGGGCAAGTTGCGCCGCATCGCCATTCAGAACATCGTCAGCTATGGCGCCACTCCGCAGCCGTCGATCATCGCGGGCGTCGCCGGCCATCCGGTCGAGGACGTCAAGATTTCCGACGTCTACTTCCACCAGCAGGGCGGCGGTTCGACCGAGCTGGCCCGGCGCGAACCGCCCGAGGCGGACAAGGCCTATCCCGACCCAGACATGTTCGGCGATCTGCCGGCGACCGGCTTCTTCATCCGCCACGCCCGCAACATCGAGATGAGCAATGTCGAGATCGTGGTCGACAAGCCGGACGCGCGCCCGGCCTTCTGGATGAAGGACGTGCAGGAGATCGATCTCTTCCGCCTGCGCCTGCCCAAGGGGCCGACCTTCAAGCTGGACGACGTCACCGCCTTCCGCAGCTTCGGCAGCCGCTGGCTGGAGGATCGCCGCTTCGACGGAACCGAGAGCCGCAGCTGGTAG
- a CDS encoding SDR family NAD(P)-dependent oxidoreductase: MLLENKVVLVTGASRGIGRATAIEAARQGANVAINTYRDDAVAAEVVAEIEALGRKAIVFDADVALPESATGFVDKAVEAFGRVDVFVSNAGICPFHAFLDMPVETLRRTMEVNLHGAYFMTQAAANQMVKQGEGGAIVAISSISALVGGEMQTHYTPTKAGVHSLMQSCAVALGKHGIRCNSVLPGTIATDINKDDLADPTKREYMEGRIPLGRLGRPEDIASVVAFLASDMAGYMSGAALLVDGGAFANFQ, encoded by the coding sequence ATGCTGCTTGAGAACAAGGTCGTCCTGGTCACGGGCGCATCGCGGGGTATCGGCCGGGCCACGGCGATCGAGGCGGCCCGTCAGGGCGCGAACGTCGCGATCAACACCTATCGCGACGACGCCGTCGCCGCCGAGGTGGTGGCCGAAATCGAAGCCCTTGGCCGCAAGGCGATCGTGTTCGACGCCGACGTCGCCCTGCCGGAAAGCGCCACGGGTTTCGTGGACAAGGCGGTCGAGGCGTTCGGCCGCGTGGACGTCTTCGTCTCCAACGCCGGCATCTGCCCGTTCCACGCCTTCCTCGACATGCCGGTCGAGACCCTGCGCCGGACGATGGAGGTCAATCTCCACGGGGCCTACTTCATGACCCAGGCCGCGGCTAACCAGATGGTCAAGCAGGGGGAGGGCGGCGCCATCGTGGCGATCAGCTCGATCTCCGCCCTGGTCGGCGGCGAGATGCAGACCCACTACACCCCGACCAAGGCCGGCGTGCACAGCCTGATGCAGTCCTGCGCCGTGGCGCTGGGCAAGCACGGCATCCGCTGCAATTCGGTGCTGCCGGGGACCATCGCCACCGACATCAACAAGGACGACCTCGCCGATCCGACGAAGCGCGAATACATGGAAGGCCGCATTCCGCTGGGCCGCCTGGGCCGTCCGGAAGACATCGCCAGCGTCGTCGCCTTCCTGGCCTCGGACATGGCCGGCTACATGTCGGGCGCGGCGTTGCTGGTCGACGGCGGCGCCTTCGCCAACTTCCAGTAG
- a CDS encoding fumarylacetoacetate hydrolase family protein: MKLLRYGPKGQEKPGLLDAEGRIRDLSAHVADITPAQLYGEELAKLKAIDPTTLPVVEGEPRYGVPVNGSRKFIAIGLNFADHAAELNLPIPEEPVVFTKAISCLTGPNDPVTIPRGSLKTDWEVELGIVIGKPASYVELADALDHVAGYVLINDVSERAFQTERGGTWDKGKGCDTFGPVGPWIVTTDEVGDVQQLDMWLDLNGKRMQTGNTKTMIFGVAEIVSYVSQFMTLEPGDLITTGTPPGVGLGQKPEPFYLKAGDVMTLGIEKLGQQRQDVVAWSKEARA, encoded by the coding sequence ATGAAGCTCCTGCGTTACGGCCCCAAGGGCCAGGAAAAGCCGGGCCTGCTGGATGCGGAAGGCCGCATCCGCGACCTGTCCGCCCACGTGGCCGACATCACGCCCGCCCAGCTGTATGGCGAAGAGCTCGCCAAGCTGAAGGCGATCGATCCGACCACCCTGCCCGTCGTCGAGGGCGAGCCCCGCTACGGCGTGCCGGTGAACGGCAGCCGCAAGTTCATCGCCATCGGCCTGAACTTCGCCGATCACGCCGCCGAATTGAACCTGCCTATCCCGGAAGAGCCGGTGGTCTTCACCAAGGCCATTTCCTGCCTGACCGGCCCGAACGATCCGGTGACCATCCCGCGCGGTTCGCTGAAGACCGACTGGGAAGTCGAATTGGGCATCGTGATCGGCAAGCCCGCCTCCTACGTCGAGCTGGCCGACGCCCTCGACCATGTCGCCGGCTACGTGCTGATCAATGACGTGTCGGAACGCGCCTTCCAGACCGAGCGCGGCGGCACCTGGGACAAGGGCAAGGGTTGCGACACCTTCGGCCCGGTCGGCCCATGGATCGTCACCACCGATGAAGTCGGCGACGTCCAGCAGCTGGACATGTGGCTCGACCTGAACGGCAAGCGCATGCAGACCGGCAACACCAAGACGATGATCTTCGGCGTCGCCGAGATCGTCTCCTACGTCAGCCAGTTCATGACCCTGGAGCCGGGCGACCTGATCACCACGGGCACGCCTCCCGGCGTGGGCCTCGGCCAGAAGCCGGAGCCGTTCTACCTGAAGGCCGGCGACGTCATGACGCTCGGCATCGAAAAGCTCGGCCAACAGCGCCAAGACGTCGTCGCCTGGTCGAAGGAAGCCCGCGCGTGA
- the lldD gene encoding FMN-dependent L-lactate dehydrogenase LldD, which yields MIISSPDDYREAARRKLPPFLFHYIDGGAYAEQTLKRNVEDFRAVALRQRVLQDMSALSVETKLFDETLRLPVILAPVGLTGMYARRGEVQAAKAAASRGVPFTLSTVSVCPIEEVAPAIDRPMWFQLYVLRDRGFMKSALERAKAAGVKTLVFTVDMPVPGARYRDAHSGMSGPNASLRRLWQAATHPAWAWDVGLNGTPHDLGNVSRYLGKATGLADYIGWLGANFDPSISWRDLQWIRNSWDGPMIIKGVLDPKDARDAVAFGADGIVVSNHGGRQLDGVLSSVRALPPIAEAVKGDIRILLDSGVRNGLDVVRAIALGADAVMIGRPFVYALAAGGQAAVANLLDLMEKEMRVAMTLTGAKSIADLGPHIAV from the coding sequence GTGATCATCTCTTCGCCTGACGACTACCGCGAAGCCGCGCGGCGCAAGCTGCCGCCGTTCCTGTTCCACTACATCGACGGCGGCGCCTATGCCGAGCAGACGCTGAAGCGGAACGTCGAGGACTTCCGCGCCGTCGCCCTGCGTCAGCGCGTGCTGCAGGACATGAGCGCGCTCAGCGTCGAGACGAAGCTGTTCGACGAGACCCTGCGTCTGCCGGTGATCCTGGCGCCCGTCGGCCTGACCGGCATGTACGCTCGCCGGGGCGAGGTGCAGGCGGCCAAGGCGGCGGCCTCGCGTGGCGTGCCCTTCACCCTGTCCACTGTCTCGGTCTGTCCGATCGAGGAGGTGGCCCCGGCCATCGATCGGCCGATGTGGTTTCAACTCTATGTCCTGCGCGATCGGGGCTTCATGAAGAGCGCGCTGGAGCGGGCCAAGGCGGCGGGCGTGAAGACCCTGGTCTTCACGGTCGACATGCCGGTGCCCGGCGCGCGCTATCGCGACGCCCATTCGGGCATGAGCGGTCCGAACGCCTCGCTGCGCCGTCTATGGCAGGCCGCGACCCATCCGGCATGGGCCTGGGATGTGGGGCTGAACGGCACGCCGCATGATCTGGGCAACGTCTCCCGCTATCTGGGCAAGGCGACGGGCCTGGCGGACTACATCGGTTGGCTGGGCGCGAACTTCGATCCCTCGATCTCCTGGCGCGACCTGCAGTGGATCCGCAACTCCTGGGACGGCCCGATGATCATCAAGGGGGTGCTTGACCCCAAGGATGCGCGTGACGCGGTGGCCTTCGGCGCCGACGGCATCGTGGTCTCCAACCACGGCGGCCGGCAGCTGGACGGCGTGCTGTCGTCGGTCCGCGCCCTGCCGCCCATCGCCGAGGCGGTGAAGGGCGACATCCGCATCCTGCTGGACTCCGGGGTGCGCAACGGCTTGGACGTGGTGCGGGCCATCGCGCTTGGCGCCGACGCGGTGATGATCGGCCGTCCCTTCGTCTACGCCTTGGCTGCGGGCGGGCAGGCGGCTGTCGCCAACCTTCTCGACCTGATGGAGAAGGAGATGCGGGTGGCCATGACGCTCACCGGCGCCAAGTCCATCGCCGATCTTGGCCCGCACATCGCCGTTTGA
- a CDS encoding SDR family NAD(P)-dependent oxidoreductase produces MAVVTGGASGLGKASAARIIAEGGQVCLWDLNADALAKAAEEIGAKHVVALDVADPAAVAAAAKELNEALGRIDILVASAGITGATVPVQDFPIDSWQRVIDINLNGVFYCCREVTPFMLANGYGRIVNVASVAGKEGNPNASAYSASKAGVIGLTKSLGKELAGKGVIANSLTPATFESPILEQLPQSQVDYMRSKIPMGRLGEVHESAAMVCFMASEECSFTTASTFDTSGGRTTY; encoded by the coding sequence ATGGCCGTCGTCACCGGCGGCGCTTCGGGCCTGGGCAAGGCCTCGGCCGCGCGCATCATCGCCGAGGGCGGCCAGGTCTGCCTGTGGGACCTGAACGCCGACGCCCTGGCCAAGGCCGCTGAAGAGATCGGCGCCAAGCACGTCGTCGCTCTCGACGTCGCCGATCCGGCCGCCGTCGCCGCGGCCGCCAAGGAATTGAACGAAGCCCTGGGCCGCATCGACATCCTGGTCGCCTCGGCCGGCATCACCGGCGCCACCGTTCCGGTTCAGGACTTCCCGATCGACAGCTGGCAGCGCGTCATCGACATCAACCTGAACGGCGTCTTCTACTGCTGCCGTGAAGTGACGCCCTTCATGCTGGCCAACGGCTATGGCCGCATCGTCAACGTGGCGTCGGTCGCGGGCAAGGAAGGCAATCCCAACGCCAGCGCCTATTCGGCGTCGAAGGCGGGTGTCATCGGGCTGACCAAGTCGCTGGGCAAGGAGCTCGCAGGCAAGGGCGTCATCGCCAACAGCCTGACGCCGGCCACCTTCGAGAGCCCGATTCTGGAACAGCTGCCGCAAAGCCAGGTCGACTACATGCGCTCGAAGATCCCCATGGGCCGCCTGGGCGAAGTCCACGAAAGCGCCGCCATGGTCTGCTTCATGGCGTCCGAGGAATGCAGCTTCACGACCGCCTCGACCTTCGATACGTCGGGCGGACGGACGACCTACTAG
- a CDS encoding iron-containing redox enzyme family protein — protein sequence MFGGDKLAGLGLFSPEFPDAEALHRGLAHWNHRRLATASPSDDWRREISENARMQRLEGEFVEAFRAMIAPQMEAVPSDAEGFIAWFEGLKDHGPGQWDPLFDWLEGEASIEDLKWFLTQEAAGEAGFEDLVALTQVKVPDRAKLELARNYWDEMGRGNAKGMHGPMLTRTTNMLGLTPTIDATLWQSLCLANAMTAFATNRRYVWQSIGALGVVELTAPTRVACVDAGLKRVGAPPEARKYFALHAQLDIEHSKAWNAEALIPLVSEDPSRARFLAEGAVMRLICGEQCFETYRAHLWAHTHPVVYAAE from the coding sequence ATGTTTGGTGGCGACAAACTGGCCGGACTTGGCCTCTTCAGCCCGGAATTTCCTGACGCGGAGGCGCTGCATCGGGGCCTCGCCCACTGGAACCATCGCCGCTTGGCTACTGCATCGCCGTCCGACGACTGGCGACGCGAGATCAGCGAAAACGCCCGCATGCAGCGCCTGGAGGGTGAGTTCGTCGAGGCGTTCCGCGCGATGATCGCCCCGCAGATGGAGGCGGTTCCCTCCGATGCGGAAGGGTTCATCGCCTGGTTCGAAGGGTTGAAGGACCACGGCCCCGGCCAATGGGATCCTCTGTTCGACTGGCTGGAGGGCGAGGCCTCCATCGAGGACCTGAAGTGGTTCCTGACCCAGGAGGCCGCCGGCGAGGCGGGCTTCGAGGATCTTGTCGCCTTGACCCAGGTGAAGGTCCCTGATCGCGCCAAGCTTGAACTGGCCCGCAACTACTGGGACGAGATGGGTCGGGGCAACGCAAAGGGGATGCATGGCCCCATGCTGACCCGCACCACCAATATGCTGGGTCTTACGCCGACTATCGACGCGACGCTGTGGCAGTCGCTTTGCCTGGCCAACGCTATGACCGCCTTCGCAACCAATCGGCGCTATGTCTGGCAGTCCATCGGCGCCCTGGGCGTGGTCGAGCTGACCGCGCCGACGCGGGTGGCCTGCGTGGACGCTGGTCTGAAGCGGGTGGGCGCGCCGCCGGAGGCGCGCAAGTATTTCGCCCTGCACGCCCAGCTGGACATCGAGCATTCCAAGGCTTGGAACGCTGAAGCCCTGATCCCCCTGGTGTCGGAAGATCCCTCGCGCGCCCGCTTCCTGGCGGAAGGCGCCGTCATGCGCCTGATCTGCGGCGAACAGTGCTTCGAGACCTACCGCGCACACCTATGGGCGCATACGCACCCGGTGGTGTACGCGGCGGAGTGA
- a CDS encoding LysR family transcriptional regulator: METRQLRHFAAVADTLHFGRAAERLRMTQPPLSQSIMALEKTLGEPLFVRTKRSVRLTPFGEQWLPQVQAALAALDALPDSAHRLRSGLSGHLSLSFVSTADYSVLPDLVRRYAEAFPDVEIRLVEATSDVQIPAIVGGERHAGIIIPPHDRVLPEPLAYRRLVSEPLIAAVPAAWIGDGVLPQEAILDAPLILFPRTVAPAFHDLVTSYFAAHGRPVRIVQEAIQMQTIISLVSAGLGIALVPASLRNLARAGVRYVDLQNPPVLETGLAWRRDDDTPTLREMLQLLDA, translated from the coding sequence ATCGAGACCCGACAGCTCCGACACTTCGCGGCGGTGGCCGATACGCTGCATTTCGGCCGCGCGGCCGAACGGCTGCGCATGACCCAGCCGCCGCTAAGCCAGTCGATCATGGCGCTGGAGAAGACCCTGGGCGAGCCCCTGTTCGTCCGCACCAAGCGCAGCGTCCGGCTGACGCCCTTCGGCGAGCAATGGCTGCCCCAGGTCCAGGCGGCGCTGGCGGCCCTGGACGCCCTTCCCGACAGCGCCCATCGGCTTCGCAGCGGCCTGAGCGGGCATCTGTCACTGTCCTTCGTGAGCACCGCCGACTACAGCGTCCTGCCCGACCTGGTTCGCCGCTACGCCGAGGCTTTTCCCGATGTGGAGATCCGCCTGGTCGAGGCGACCAGCGACGTGCAGATCCCAGCCATCGTCGGGGGCGAACGACACGCCGGCATCATCATTCCGCCGCATGACCGGGTGCTGCCCGAACCCCTCGCCTACCGGCGGTTGGTGTCGGAGCCCCTGATAGCGGCGGTCCCGGCAGCCTGGATCGGGGACGGCGTCCTGCCGCAGGAAGCGATCCTCGACGCGCCGCTGATCCTGTTCCCGCGAACCGTCGCGCCCGCCTTCCACGATCTGGTGACCAGCTATTTCGCCGCCCACGGCCGCCCCGTGCGGATCGTGCAGGAAGCCATCCAGATGCAAACGATCATCAGCCTGGTGTCCGCCGGCCTGGGGATCGCGCTGGTCCCCGCATCGCTGCGCAACCTGGCGCGGGCGGGGGTTCGCTATGTCGATCTTCAGAACCCGCCGGTCCTGGAGACGGGCCTCGCCTGGCGGCGGGACGACGACACCCCCACCCTGCGCGAGATGTTGCAACTGCTCGACGCCTAA
- a CDS encoding DUF885 family protein, with the protein MALSRRGFGFGVAATALAPALASAQAGQSDLDKQLTAYLDAAFEQDLSQDPERLTRLGRKTLNNQLADRSDAAAAKRLAWRKQSVAEMRRRFDPKKLGDDARTSFEMWELELTRAEESNRWRGHGYVFGRGGPHAGLPNFLINAHRVDTPADMQAYVARVAAIGPALDVQLDRAKRSAAAGVRAPRFSYEQSLDEVRRLMTGAPFAGEGETALFADAKTKIGKLKTGGKINDAQAATFQKAVADAMIAKMKPAYDRLAAWLTADVANTSPEPKGAVSLPDGVAYYNAMLRQQTTTDMTADQIHDLGLAEVKRIRGEMETLKAKIGFKGKLEEFFVFMRTDNRFYVSDDDAGRAKYLKMSEDYLAAMKAELPKYFNRIPRSNLIVKRVESFREEPGGAAHYSSGAPDGSRPGVFYVHLSDIRATPIYEIEGTSYHEGWPGHHMQISLAQEMTGVPVFRTQTGYGAYVEGWGLYVELLAKEAGFYKDAYSDFGRLGREIWRAIRLVVDTGIHAKGWSEAQALEFYTANSPQPVGKIRSEIRRYFVNPGQATSYKVGMVKILALRAKARQSLGDRFDLKGFHDTVLSAGALPLSVLEARVDRWVAERKAA; encoded by the coding sequence ATGGCTCTTTCGCGGCGCGGGTTCGGGTTTGGTGTGGCGGCGACGGCCTTGGCGCCGGCCCTGGCGAGTGCTCAGGCGGGCCAGAGCGACCTCGACAAGCAGCTCACCGCCTATCTCGACGCGGCGTTCGAGCAGGACCTGTCCCAGGACCCGGAGCGTCTGACGCGCCTGGGCCGCAAGACCCTGAACAACCAGCTGGCCGACCGCAGCGATGCAGCGGCCGCCAAGCGTCTGGCCTGGCGCAAGCAGAGCGTCGCCGAGATGAGGCGCCGTTTCGATCCGAAGAAGCTGGGGGACGACGCCCGCACCTCGTTCGAGATGTGGGAGCTGGAGCTGACCCGCGCCGAGGAATCCAACCGCTGGCGCGGCCACGGCTATGTGTTCGGTCGCGGCGGGCCGCACGCCGGGCTGCCCAACTTCCTGATCAATGCGCACCGCGTGGATACGCCCGCCGACATGCAGGCCTATGTGGCCCGTGTAGCGGCGATCGGTCCGGCCCTCGACGTGCAGCTGGATCGGGCCAAGCGCTCGGCCGCCGCCGGCGTGCGCGCGCCGCGCTTCTCCTACGAGCAGTCGCTGGATGAGGTTCGCCGCCTGATGACCGGCGCGCCGTTCGCGGGCGAGGGCGAGACCGCCCTGTTCGCCGACGCCAAGACCAAGATCGGCAAGCTGAAGACCGGCGGCAAGATCAACGACGCCCAGGCCGCCACCTTCCAAAAGGCCGTCGCCGACGCGATGATCGCCAAGATGAAGCCCGCCTACGACCGTCTCGCCGCCTGGCTGACGGCGGACGTGGCTAACACCTCGCCCGAGCCGAAGGGCGCGGTCTCCCTGCCGGACGGCGTGGCCTACTACAACGCCATGCTGCGCCAGCAGACGACCACCGACATGACCGCCGACCAGATCCACGACCTAGGCCTGGCCGAGGTGAAACGCATCCGTGGCGAGATGGAGACGCTGAAGGCCAAGATCGGCTTCAAGGGCAAGCTGGAGGAGTTCTTCGTCTTCATGCGCACCGATAACCGCTTCTACGTCAGCGATGACGACGCGGGCCGCGCGAAGTACCTGAAGATGTCCGAGGACTACCTGGCGGCCATGAAGGCCGAGCTGCCCAAGTACTTCAACCGCATCCCGCGCTCGAACCTGATCGTCAAACGCGTCGAGTCCTTCCGCGAAGAGCCGGGCGGCGCCGCGCACTACAGCTCGGGCGCGCCGGACGGTTCGCGTCCGGGGGTGTTCTACGTCCACCTGTCCGACATCCGCGCCACGCCGATCTACGAGATCGAGGGCACCAGCTACCACGAGGGCTGGCCGGGCCATCACATGCAGATCTCTCTGGCGCAGGAGATGACCGGCGTGCCGGTGTTCCGCACCCAGACGGGCTACGGCGCCTATGTCGAAGGCTGGGGACTGTATGTGGAGCTGCTGGCCAAGGAAGCCGGCTTCTACAAGGACGCCTACAGCGACTTCGGCCGCCTGGGCCGCGAGATCTGGCGCGCCATCCGCCTGGTGGTTGACACCGGCATCCACGCCAAGGGCTGGAGCGAGGCGCAGGCGCTGGAATTCTACACCGCCAACTCGCCGCAGCCGGTGGGCAAGATCCGCTCGGAAATCCGCCGCTACTTCGTCAATCCCGGCCAGGCGACCTCGTACAAGGTCGGCATGGTCAAGATCCTGGCTCTGCGCGCCAAGGCACGTCAGTCGCTGGGCGACCGCTTCGACCTGAAGGGTTTCCACGACACGGTGCTGAGCGCCGGCGCTCTGCCGCTGTCGGTCCTCGAGGCCCGCGTCGACCGCTGGGTGGCCGAACGCAAGGCCGCCTAG
- the rhmD gene encoding L-rhamnonate dehydratase encodes MSRLPKIKHVRAYVVKNDGKGGGADYHDQGDGHWIDDHIATPMAKYPEYRQSRRSFGINVLGTLVVEIEAENGVVGFAVTTGGEPAAYIVEKHLARFLEGRDPTEVEKIWDQMYFSTQYYGRKGLVVNAISGVDLALWDLLGRLRQEPVFAMLGGAVRDELQFYATGARPDKAKELGFIGGKMPLHHGPAEGEEGLKKNLAELEAMRNACGDDFWLMFDCWMALDLNYATKLAHAAHKYGLKWIEECLSPDDYWGYQALKKNAPDGMLVTTGEHEATRWGFRMLLEMECCDIIQPDVGWCGGVTELIKISAMADAKGVLMIPHGSSVYSYHFVVTRHNSPFAEFLMMAPKADEVVPMFHPQLIGEPVPVNGRLKVPDTPGFGVELNRDIALHRPYAR; translated from the coding sequence ATGAGCCGGCTTCCGAAGATCAAGCACGTCCGCGCCTACGTCGTGAAGAACGATGGCAAGGGCGGCGGCGCCGACTATCACGACCAGGGCGACGGCCACTGGATCGACGATCACATCGCCACGCCGATGGCGAAGTATCCCGAGTACCGCCAGAGCCGCCGCAGCTTCGGCATCAATGTGCTGGGCACGCTGGTGGTGGAGATCGAGGCCGAGAACGGCGTCGTCGGATTCGCGGTGACCACCGGCGGCGAGCCGGCCGCCTACATTGTCGAAAAGCACCTAGCCCGCTTCCTCGAAGGTCGTGACCCGACCGAAGTCGAGAAGATCTGGGACCAGATGTACTTCTCGACCCAGTACTACGGCCGCAAGGGCTTGGTGGTGAACGCCATCTCCGGCGTCGACCTCGCCCTGTGGGACCTGCTGGGCCGTCTGCGCCAGGAGCCGGTGTTCGCCATGCTCGGCGGTGCTGTGCGCGACGAGCTGCAGTTCTACGCCACCGGCGCGCGTCCCGACAAAGCCAAGGAGCTCGGCTTCATCGGGGGCAAGATGCCCCTGCACCACGGCCCGGCCGAGGGTGAGGAAGGCCTGAAGAAGAACCTGGCCGAACTCGAAGCCATGCGAAACGCATGCGGCGACGACTTCTGGCTGATGTTCGACTGCTGGATGGCGCTGGACCTGAACTACGCCACCAAGCTGGCTCACGCCGCCCACAAGTACGGGCTGAAGTGGATCGAGGAATGCCTCAGTCCCGACGACTACTGGGGCTACCAGGCGCTGAAGAAGAACGCTCCCGACGGCATGCTGGTCACCACCGGCGAGCACGAAGCCACCCGCTGGGGCTTCCGCATGCTGCTGGAGATGGAGTGCTGCGACATCATCCAGCCCGACGTGGGTTGGTGCGGCGGCGTCACCGAGCTGATCAAGATCTCCGCCATGGCCGACGCCAAGGGCGTGCTGATGATCCCCCACGGCTCGTCGGTCTACAGCTACCACTTCGTCGTGACGCGCCATAACAGCCCGTTCGCCGAATTCCTGATGATGGCGCCCAAGGCCGACGAGGTCGTGCCGATGTTCCATCCGCAGCTGATCGGCGAGCCCGTTCCGGTGAACGGCCGCCTGAAAGTGCCCGACACCCCCGGCTTCGGCGTCGAGCTGAACCGCGACATCGCCCTCCATCGCCCCTACGCGCGATAA